In one Chitinophaga sancti genomic region, the following are encoded:
- a CDS encoding polysaccharide biosynthesis protein: MTKRSWITPAWLILLLDLGCSIVAMSLAYLLRFNFNLEDFSHYPLKDIMVVVLCTNLLSSLIFRTYTGIVRYTSMSDVGRISGMGLFGSLIYFSVNYAAVHNSTSVMFPLSIILINFFISISALLSYRLFVKWAFHYYARYGTINKTKAVIYNASYSGLMVRKAISEDVSGSIRICGFLDDMLTRAGKRLEGLPIYATNRASLEKLAKQDDIKLLLITEEVMDTQLLNNLVDHCLSLNIKVQKVLPVNKWINSGWNSSKLQDIKIEDLLDRSVIKINNAQVQKEAKGKSILVTGAAGSIGSELVRQLVKLQPSVLILCDKAESPLHELELELLDMAYNVAIVPFIANVCDRTRMQQLFEVYAPTMVYHAAAYKHVPMMEKNPSVAVINNVLGTKILAELSADFGVEKFVTVSTDKAVNPTNVMGASKRIAEIFTQSFNHHMHKHYKKTGPVYGHPPTRFITTRFGNVLGSNGSVIPRFKQQLEKGGPLTVTHPEITRYFMTIPEACQLVLEAGAMGQGGEIFVFDMGQPVKIAHLARKMIQMSGHEPGKDIQIVYTGLRPGEKLYEELLNNSENTVSTYHEKIMIAKVREYDFAEVNARIEQLIESANKH; encoded by the coding sequence ATGACTAAGAGATCTTGGATAACCCCGGCCTGGCTGATATTACTATTAGACCTCGGGTGTTCTATTGTTGCTATGAGCCTGGCTTATTTGCTTAGGTTCAATTTTAACCTCGAAGATTTTAGCCATTATCCCCTGAAAGATATCATGGTGGTAGTGCTATGTACGAACCTGTTATCTTCACTGATATTCCGTACTTATACCGGTATTGTCCGATATACTAGTATGTCCGATGTAGGCAGAATATCAGGGATGGGGTTATTTGGAAGTCTAATCTATTTTTCTGTGAACTATGCTGCTGTGCATAACAGCACTAGTGTCATGTTTCCATTGTCTATCATCCTTATTAACTTCTTCATTAGTATTTCCGCCCTTTTGTCTTATAGGTTATTCGTAAAGTGGGCTTTCCATTATTATGCCCGATACGGTACGATTAATAAAACCAAGGCTGTTATCTACAATGCTTCCTACTCAGGCCTGATGGTACGTAAGGCTATAAGTGAAGATGTCTCCGGGAGTATTCGTATCTGTGGATTTTTAGATGATATGCTGACCCGGGCTGGCAAGCGATTGGAAGGATTACCTATCTATGCCACAAACAGGGCTTCTCTGGAAAAACTGGCTAAACAGGATGATATAAAACTTCTCCTTATCACGGAAGAAGTAATGGACACCCAGTTATTAAATAACCTGGTAGACCATTGCCTCTCTCTCAATATTAAAGTTCAAAAAGTTTTACCTGTCAACAAATGGATCAATTCAGGCTGGAATTCCTCCAAGCTCCAGGATATAAAAATTGAAGACTTGCTGGATCGATCCGTTATTAAAATCAATAATGCGCAGGTTCAAAAAGAAGCAAAAGGCAAGTCAATCCTGGTAACTGGTGCTGCAGGTTCTATTGGTAGTGAATTAGTTCGACAGCTCGTAAAGCTGCAGCCTTCCGTTTTAATTCTCTGCGATAAGGCGGAATCCCCTTTGCACGAACTTGAGCTTGAGTTGTTGGATATGGCTTACAATGTAGCAATTGTGCCATTTATTGCAAATGTCTGTGATAGAACACGCATGCAGCAGCTATTTGAAGTTTACGCACCAACGATGGTATACCACGCAGCTGCCTACAAGCATGTGCCAATGATGGAAAAAAATCCGTCAGTTGCGGTGATTAATAATGTATTAGGTACCAAAATCCTGGCTGAACTGTCTGCGGACTTCGGCGTGGAAAAATTTGTAACAGTATCAACTGATAAAGCTGTTAACCCAACCAATGTGATGGGCGCATCCAAAAGGATTGCCGAGATCTTTACCCAGTCTTTTAACCATCACATGCACAAACATTACAAAAAAACCGGTCCTGTATATGGTCACCCACCTACCAGGTTCATCACAACCCGATTTGGAAATGTACTTGGTTCAAATGGAAGTGTTATTCCCCGCTTCAAACAGCAACTAGAGAAAGGAGGACCACTTACCGTGACCCACCCGGAAATTACACGCTACTTCATGACCATCCCCGAAGCCTGCCAGCTTGTTCTGGAAGCAGGCGCAATGGGTCAGGGAGGTGAAATTTTCGTGTTCGACATGGGACAGCCGGTAAAAATTGCCCACCTGGCAAGGAAAATGATCCAGATGAGCGGCCATGAACCAGGAAAAGACATCCAGATTGTCTATACCGGCCTTCGCCCCGGAGAGAAATTATATGAGGAACTACTTAATAATTCTGAGAATACTGTGAGTACATATCATGAGAAAATCATGATAGCCAAGGTCAGAGAGTACGATTTCGCTGAAGTAAATGCAAGAATTGAGCAACTGATAGAATCCGCTAATAAGCACTAG
- a CDS encoding GntR family transcriptional regulator: MAAVRDGVLKRDQQIPSINELSEEYLLSRGTVEKAYNELRDKKVIISVKGKGYFINRTDVTTPLRILLLFNKISNYKKQLYNAFVHALGDNVFVDLHIHHHSVALFESLMNNRIGDYDFYVIMPHFYEQSEKVLEIIQQVPADQLILLDRDLPGLKGRYGMVYQNFEKDIYASLTDALPQLLKYDRLVYANPGMTPYPEEIKMGFQYFCRMNDFNYSVIDGVELNTPVKKGQAYVIIEEMDLVNLVKICRNQGLEVGKDVGIVSYNETLLKEVLLDGITVISTDHDAMGQAAARMILERKLEVVKNDFKLIVRNSL; the protein is encoded by the coding sequence ATGGCAGCCGTGAGGGATGGGGTATTAAAGCGTGACCAGCAAATACCCTCTATAAATGAACTGAGTGAAGAATACCTGTTATCACGCGGTACTGTGGAGAAAGCGTATAATGAACTGAGGGATAAGAAAGTAATTATATCAGTAAAAGGTAAGGGGTATTTTATCAATCGTACCGATGTCACAACCCCCTTACGGATCTTACTCTTATTTAATAAAATAAGTAATTATAAGAAGCAGTTGTATAATGCATTTGTGCATGCATTAGGGGATAATGTATTTGTAGACTTGCACATTCATCATCATAGTGTCGCTTTGTTCGAAAGTTTGATGAATAACCGGATTGGGGATTATGATTTCTATGTGATTATGCCTCATTTTTATGAGCAATCAGAGAAGGTATTGGAGATCATACAACAGGTACCGGCAGACCAGCTGATCTTACTGGACAGAGACCTGCCTGGCCTGAAAGGAAGATACGGAATGGTATATCAGAATTTTGAGAAGGATATATATGCTTCATTGACAGATGCATTACCACAACTGTTGAAGTATGATAGGTTGGTATACGCGAATCCTGGGATGACACCATACCCCGAGGAGATCAAGATGGGCTTCCAGTACTTTTGCAGAATGAATGATTTTAATTATTCCGTGATAGACGGGGTTGAGCTGAACACCCCCGTAAAAAAAGGACAGGCGTATGTGATCATTGAGGAAATGGACCTGGTCAATCTGGTGAAAATTTGCCGCAATCAGGGATTGGAAGTTGGGAAAGATGTGGGCATCGTAAGCTATAATGAAACCTTGTTGAAGGAGGTCCTGTTAGATGGTATAACAGTTATTTCTACCGACCACGATGCGATGGGCCAGGCAGCAGCAAGGATGATCCTGGAGAGGAAGCTGGAAGTGGTGAAGAATGACTTTAAACTGATAGTGAGGAATTCCTTATAA
- a CDS encoding SusC/RagA family TonB-linked outer membrane protein, which produces MKLTVILLTVAFLQVQATGFSQRITFTGKHLPLKQVLNAVEKQTGYVAFYNRDVLQTATPVSISVQDMSLANFLDLVLAREPLTYLIEGKTIYLSQKDFAPTPIGLPIPRIDITGTVKNKAGETLPGASVRVIGLGGTTTTPKGTFSIGAVTEGMILQFSMVGYAPIEIVIRKSGEEWTAEPLITNYNKNVIVTKNNGIQLTVILETAISNLNEIIINKGYYTETQKLSTGSTASVDARAIEKQPVTNVLQAMQGRMPGMTIVQSNGFPGSAFTVQIRGVNSLLQNSQPLYIVDGVPFLSDAINAQTGFVINGANGATSPLNSISPGDIEQVEILKDGDATAIYGSRGANGVILITTKKGRAGKTLLNINVNTGMSHVPHMLNTLKTPKYLALRRQGFANAGLTPTTSNAPDLKTWDTTAYTDFQQLLIGNTAKSTEANISLSGGDERTNFLLSGTYHHESTVYYMDKFYNRGSLNVSINHRSLDQKLSIGFSAMYLADNNTLALQDLTTLAYQLSPDFPLYNKDGSLYFNTYFSNPLGVMSVTNRNKSSNINSSLNIRYKLLPGLDLKVMGGFGRADMDQAQLTPRAAQDPTSTTAVSRAAFVYSYTNNYIIEPQISYVKVLGKGKISAMAGGSWQYRKSRQPYYTIASNFSSDDFIENVSSAATISTYSSSTDYKFVSILGRVNYVYNERYILNGIFRRDGSSRFGPNNRFGNFGAIGAAWVFSDESFMQGQHAWLSFGKLRGSFGITGSDNIGNYQYLDSYSSTSYSYNGYTGLVPSRIANSKYKWEQTQKIELAMELGFLKDRIRFTPAYYNNQTGNQLVSYTISSQSGFSSYQANLPAKVQNSGMEFTLNTTNIQKKNFNWTSNFNISFNRNKLKSFPNIKSTSYYSSYVVGNPISGIYVYKYAGYDSTTGMPKVEDMDKNGTISYGLYPLGLGDRYFYGTAYPKYYGGFSNTITYKQFTLDIMFQFVKQIGTDILSTSLYPPGYIYNLSEDALQKYLADGPADQRHVRANYSTAVGNYMGSDRMRVDASFLRLKNMAFSYELPSDLARNMHLTAARIYLQGQNLLTITKYKGYDPESQGLTLPPLRTFTAGIKLSL; this is translated from the coding sequence ATGAAATTAACAGTGATCTTATTAACTGTCGCCTTTCTACAGGTACAGGCCACAGGATTTTCTCAACGCATTACTTTTACGGGAAAACATCTCCCGTTAAAGCAGGTCCTTAACGCCGTCGAGAAACAAACCGGCTATGTCGCTTTCTACAACAGAGATGTGCTACAAACCGCCACTCCCGTATCCATCTCCGTCCAGGACATGTCGCTGGCTAATTTCCTTGACCTCGTTCTCGCAAGAGAACCCCTCACCTACCTCATCGAAGGCAAAACCATCTACCTCTCCCAAAAAGACTTCGCGCCCACCCCCATCGGGCTCCCTATTCCAAGAATAGACATCACCGGTACCGTGAAAAACAAAGCAGGCGAAACCTTGCCAGGTGCCTCCGTACGCGTTATCGGATTAGGTGGTACCACTACCACACCTAAAGGAACCTTCAGCATCGGCGCTGTAACCGAAGGCATGATCCTGCAATTCTCCATGGTAGGCTATGCGCCCATCGAAATAGTCATCCGCAAATCAGGCGAAGAATGGACCGCTGAACCACTGATCACGAATTACAATAAGAATGTCATTGTAACAAAAAATAACGGGATACAACTCACGGTTATTCTCGAAACGGCTATCAGCAACCTCAACGAAATTATTATCAACAAAGGTTACTATACCGAGACACAAAAACTCTCTACCGGTAGTACGGCCAGCGTAGATGCCAGGGCCATCGAGAAACAACCCGTTACCAACGTACTCCAGGCCATGCAGGGAAGAATGCCCGGTATGACCATCGTTCAAAGCAATGGTTTTCCAGGATCAGCATTCACCGTGCAGATACGCGGCGTGAACTCACTCCTGCAAAACTCACAGCCCCTTTATATTGTAGACGGTGTTCCCTTTCTCTCTGACGCCATCAATGCCCAGACAGGCTTCGTGATCAACGGTGCAAACGGTGCTACCAGTCCGCTGAACAGCATCAGTCCAGGCGATATTGAACAGGTGGAAATACTGAAAGATGGCGACGCTACCGCCATCTACGGTTCCCGTGGGGCAAATGGTGTGATCCTCATCACCACGAAAAAGGGACGTGCCGGGAAAACACTCCTCAACATCAATGTGAACACAGGCATGTCACACGTGCCGCATATGCTTAATACTTTAAAGACACCGAAATACCTGGCGTTGCGCAGACAGGGTTTTGCCAATGCTGGTCTGACGCCAACCACCAGCAATGCCCCGGATCTGAAAACATGGGACACCACCGCTTATACTGACTTCCAGCAACTACTGATCGGTAATACGGCCAAATCTACAGAAGCCAATATCAGTTTGTCTGGTGGTGATGAAAGAACCAACTTCCTGCTCAGCGGTACCTACCACCATGAAAGCACCGTTTACTACATGGATAAGTTCTATAATCGTGGGTCTTTAAACGTGAGCATCAACCACCGCTCTTTAGATCAGAAATTATCTATTGGTTTTTCGGCCATGTATTTAGCAGATAATAATACCCTGGCGCTGCAGGATCTGACGACACTGGCATACCAGTTGTCGCCTGACTTCCCGCTATATAACAAGGATGGCTCTTTGTATTTCAATACTTATTTCTCCAATCCACTGGGCGTTATGTCAGTGACCAACAGGAATAAAAGTTCCAATATAAACAGCAGTCTGAACATCCGTTACAAACTGCTCCCGGGCCTTGATCTGAAAGTAATGGGCGGCTTTGGCCGTGCTGATATGGACCAGGCACAACTCACACCAAGAGCAGCACAGGATCCGACTTCTACTACCGCGGTATCAAGAGCAGCTTTCGTATACAGCTATACCAACAACTATATTATAGAACCACAGATCAGTTATGTAAAAGTGCTGGGTAAAGGCAAAATTTCTGCAATGGCAGGTGGTTCATGGCAATATCGTAAATCAAGACAACCGTATTACACCATCGCAAGCAATTTCAGCTCTGACGACTTCATTGAAAACGTCAGTTCAGCAGCTACAATCAGCACTTATTCAAGTTCAACTGATTATAAGTTTGTTTCTATATTGGGCCGCGTCAATTATGTGTATAATGAACGGTATATCCTGAACGGTATTTTCAGAAGAGATGGTTCTTCAAGGTTTGGTCCGAACAACCGCTTTGGTAATTTCGGTGCGATTGGTGCAGCCTGGGTATTCTCTGATGAAAGCTTTATGCAGGGTCAACACGCGTGGCTGAGCTTCGGAAAGTTAAGAGGCAGTTTTGGCATTACCGGATCTGACAATATTGGTAATTATCAGTACCTCGATTCCTATTCCTCCACTTCATATAGCTATAATGGATATACCGGTTTAGTGCCTTCCCGCATTGCTAACAGCAAATATAAATGGGAACAGACACAAAAGATTGAGCTTGCAATGGAACTGGGCTTCCTGAAAGACCGGATCCGTTTCACACCGGCATACTACAATAACCAGACAGGTAATCAGCTGGTAAGCTATACCATCAGTTCACAATCCGGCTTCTCCTCTTACCAGGCGAACCTGCCTGCGAAAGTGCAGAACAGTGGTATGGAATTTACCCTGAACACGACTAATATTCAAAAGAAAAACTTTAACTGGACCAGTAATTTCAACATCTCTTTCAACAGGAACAAACTAAAATCATTCCCAAACATCAAAAGCACTTCTTACTACAGCAGTTATGTGGTAGGCAACCCGATCTCCGGTATTTATGTATATAAATATGCGGGTTACGACAGCACAACCGGGATGCCGAAAGTAGAAGACATGGATAAAAATGGTACCATCTCCTATGGTTTATATCCGCTGGGATTGGGCGACCGTTACTTTTACGGCACCGCCTATCCTAAGTACTATGGTGGTTTCAGCAACACGATTACTTACAAGCAGTTTACACTGGATATCATGTTCCAGTTCGTAAAACAAATTGGTACAGATATTCTCTCAACTTCACTCTATCCACCGGGATACATCTACAATCTCTCTGAAGATGCACTGCAAAAATACCTGGCTGACGGACCAGCAGATCAGCGACATGTACGTGCAAATTATTCAACGGCAGTAGGTAATTACATGGGCTCAGACAGAATGCGTGTAGATGCTTCTTTCCTGCGGCTAAAGAACATGGCATTCAGCTATGAACTGCCATCGGATCTTGCACGCAACATGCATCTGACAGCTGCACGCATCTATCTGCAGGGCCAGAACCTGCTGACAATTACCAAATATAAAGGGTACGATCCTGAATCACAGGGGCTCACACTGCCTCCACTCCGTACGTTCACTGCTGGCATTAAACTTTCACTCTAA
- a CDS encoding FMN-binding negative transcriptional regulator, which translates to MYIPHDNLMDNPAEILSFIQRYSFGTLVTNIEGIPVATHLPFHAKMKDGQLILTTHIAKANKQWQGITDQQNLVIFSEPHAYISPSNYDSRQSVPTWNYLSVHAYGKANIIDDKEAVMALLESAIEDYEPAYMAQWNELPEAFKYKMANGIVAFEIAVTTLQGKKKLSQNKTDEERKRIIESLKKSGDTNMSQLGEYMEGKK; encoded by the coding sequence ATGTATATACCACACGATAACCTAATGGACAATCCTGCTGAAATCCTTTCTTTCATTCAGCGCTACAGCTTTGGAACCCTTGTTACGAATATAGAAGGGATCCCTGTTGCCACTCATCTGCCTTTTCATGCAAAAATGAAAGACGGGCAACTCATCCTCACCACGCATATAGCAAAAGCGAATAAACAATGGCAGGGGATTACAGACCAGCAAAACCTGGTTATTTTCTCGGAACCCCATGCATACATTTCTCCTTCCAATTATGACAGCAGGCAATCCGTTCCTACCTGGAACTACCTCTCTGTACACGCATACGGCAAGGCAAATATTATCGACGATAAAGAAGCGGTAATGGCACTACTGGAATCGGCCATCGAAGATTATGAGCCAGCTTATATGGCCCAGTGGAATGAATTGCCAGAGGCATTTAAATATAAAATGGCGAATGGTATTGTCGCATTTGAAATAGCGGTGACTACCCTCCAGGGGAAGAAGAAACTCAGTCAGAATAAAACTGATGAAGAGCGGAAACGTATTATCGAATCTTTGAAAAAATCAGGGGACACGAATATGTCGCAGTTAGGGGAGTATATGGAGGGAAAAAAATAA
- a CDS encoding DMT family transporter, which yields MNWIILVLAGLLETAFTFCLGKAQAVSGTTAYGWYTALVIAMAFSLGLLMKAAQTIPIGTAYTVWTGIGTVCTVLVGIFVFKDPVNTWRIIFITLLIGSIIGLKVVGE from the coding sequence ATGAATTGGATAATATTAGTTCTTGCGGGATTACTGGAAACAGCATTTACATTTTGTTTAGGCAAAGCCCAGGCTGTGAGCGGCACTACAGCCTATGGCTGGTATACGGCATTGGTCATTGCAATGGCATTCAGCCTTGGTTTGCTGATGAAAGCAGCACAGACCATTCCTATCGGTACAGCCTACACGGTATGGACCGGTATAGGAACTGTGTGCACGGTATTAGTAGGTATTTTTGTATTCAAAGATCCGGTAAATACATGGCGTATTATTTTTATTACGCTATTGATCGGGTCTATTATTGGATTGAAAGTAGTAGGAGAATGA
- a CDS encoding FecR family protein: MQPNSLLLRVLYKSWSQQALSPEESQALQAWLSADTRNQQVLTEIISGQWPHHDLQYYHQVSPDEQWARVQQKIQSQRRPVRKIRYQWAAAAAIATLLISGTTFYWSHHQHPAAFIKPTIQLTDILPGKQGAILTLANGDQVVLDSLANGQVSGTNATLHKGQLNYEGAGNSTAFNTMTTPKGRQFTVILPDGSKVWLNAQSSLRYPTAFTSPERRVDICGEAYFEIAPNASQPFFVNIPGKAEIAVLGTSFNINAYTDESAINTTLVDGAVKIQNTLLRPGQTAQLTTTLTIVNADVEKITAWKNGIFNFEGESLRGIMRQLERWYDIEVVYAPNVPDIVFGGKMSRDVSLAGLLRGLEATGVHFRLEGERRLVVYK, translated from the coding sequence ATGCAACCAAACTCACTATTGCTTCGTGTGCTATACAAATCCTGGTCGCAACAGGCACTTTCGCCTGAAGAATCCCAGGCCCTCCAGGCCTGGCTCTCCGCCGATACCCGCAACCAGCAAGTATTAACCGAGATCATCTCCGGCCAGTGGCCACACCATGATCTGCAATATTACCATCAGGTATCCCCTGATGAACAATGGGCGCGTGTACAACAAAAAATCCAATCTCAACGCCGGCCAGTCAGGAAGATACGCTACCAGTGGGCCGCAGCTGCTGCCATAGCAACCCTGCTCATCTCAGGCACCACCTTCTACTGGTCTCATCATCAGCACCCGGCCGCTTTTATTAAACCAACCATACAACTGACCGACATTCTGCCAGGTAAACAAGGTGCTATTCTTACCCTCGCCAATGGCGACCAGGTAGTCCTTGACAGCCTGGCAAATGGTCAGGTTTCCGGCACTAACGCCACCTTACATAAGGGACAGCTCAATTATGAAGGCGCTGGCAACAGCACTGCGTTCAACACCATGACTACCCCAAAAGGCCGGCAATTCACCGTCATCCTGCCTGACGGCTCCAAAGTATGGCTCAATGCCCAGAGCTCTCTCCGCTATCCAACCGCCTTCACCAGTCCGGAAAGACGCGTGGACATCTGTGGCGAAGCATATTTTGAAATTGCTCCCAACGCCAGCCAGCCATTTTTCGTAAATATACCAGGCAAGGCCGAAATAGCTGTACTGGGTACCAGCTTTAACATCAACGCTTACACTGACGAATCCGCCATCAATACCACCCTGGTAGACGGAGCCGTGAAAATACAGAACACGCTGCTGCGGCCCGGACAAACCGCACAGCTCACCACAACGTTGACAATCGTAAACGCCGACGTCGAAAAAATTACCGCGTGGAAGAATGGCATATTTAATTTTGAAGGGGAATCGCTGCGGGGAATAATGCGACAGCTCGAACGGTGGTATGATATTGAAGTGGTGTACGCGCCTAATGTACCAGATATCGTATTCGGAGGTAAAATGAGCAGGGATGTATCTTTGGCAGGGCTATTAAGAGGGCTGGAGGCGACAGGAGTGCATTTCAGATTGGAGGGAGAGCGGAGACTGGTGGTGTATAAATAA
- a CDS encoding Crp/Fnr family transcriptional regulator, whose product MMTLTDIIHRIHPIPAAAVAKLLGIAEVVSFQKYHLLFRADKIDHDLYFIKKGIVRAFTEKDDTSITFFFGMEGDPVLSMKSYVSREKSYEDIELLEDSDLYQFDGAALEALYNEDLYIANWGRKLAEKELAKTEERLIARQFRTASERYGDLMQDTPELLRRVSLGHIASYLGITQVSLSRIRTKQ is encoded by the coding sequence ATGATGACCTTGACAGATATTATACACCGGATCCATCCGATACCTGCAGCAGCGGTAGCAAAACTACTGGGCATTGCGGAGGTAGTATCGTTTCAAAAATACCATTTGTTATTCAGGGCAGATAAGATCGATCATGACCTGTATTTTATTAAAAAAGGGATTGTAAGGGCGTTTACAGAGAAAGACGATACGAGTATTACTTTTTTCTTTGGTATGGAGGGCGATCCGGTGCTATCGATGAAAAGCTACGTAAGCAGGGAGAAGAGTTATGAGGATATAGAATTGCTGGAGGACAGTGATCTGTATCAGTTTGATGGGGCAGCCCTGGAAGCCTTGTATAATGAGGATCTTTATATTGCTAACTGGGGACGTAAACTGGCAGAGAAAGAGCTGGCAAAGACAGAAGAGCGCCTGATAGCAAGGCAGTTCAGAACAGCCTCAGAGCGGTATGGAGATTTAATGCAGGATACACCGGAGTTGCTGAGGAGGGTATCGCTGGGGCATATAGCGAGTTACCTGGGAATTACACAGGTCAGTTTGAGCAGGATCAGGACAAAGCAGTAG
- a CDS encoding RNA polymerase sigma factor produces MTILTPYNDPDIILRFSRGDEYAFRTIFNAQLQPLCYFAHKILGQKEEAEDVVSTAFAALWERRVQFNNGNAIKSFLYITVRNACYDLLKHRQVVNNAQEAITDITNEPDISIDARILQTELLQLILSELKSLPERSRQILEYSFLKEKKTGEIARLLSMTEAHVRMEKSRALVQLRKLLLEKQLLEVVVILLALIKR; encoded by the coding sequence TTGACAATTCTTACACCTTATAACGATCCGGACATCATCCTACGCTTCTCGCGGGGCGACGAATATGCATTCCGCACTATCTTTAACGCGCAGCTCCAACCACTGTGCTATTTCGCACATAAAATACTTGGGCAGAAAGAAGAAGCGGAAGATGTAGTCAGTACCGCGTTTGCGGCACTATGGGAGCGCCGTGTACAATTTAATAATGGCAATGCTATTAAATCATTTCTATATATCACCGTCCGGAATGCCTGCTATGACCTACTCAAACACAGACAGGTCGTGAACAATGCGCAAGAGGCCATCACAGACATTACCAATGAACCAGATATTTCTATCGACGCCAGGATACTGCAAACCGAATTACTACAGCTGATCCTTTCAGAGCTGAAAAGCCTGCCGGAACGGTCAAGGCAGATATTGGAATATAGTTTCCTCAAAGAAAAGAAAACAGGGGAAATAGCCCGATTGCTATCTATGACCGAGGCCCATGTAAGAATGGAGAAATCAAGGGCGCTGGTACAATTGAGGAAATTGTTGCTGGAGAAGCAGTTGCTTGAAGTGGTCGTAATATTGCTGGCTTTGATAAAGAGATAG